The uncultured Fibrobacter sp. genome has a window encoding:
- a CDS encoding DUF6734 family protein, whose translation MIKGLHVNSTAPFFAKNKGKEYFIEDFEILTTILSALMWRKCNGSIKLYTDDVGLEYYKSLGLMDLWNGGVDTETISNIPDSIDQNIFWAGAKLFALKNEGSPVALIDTDLIVWKDLNEVLSKEKFACLHREDFVDCYLPLELLKKRKGYAPDPKWDWSVRPCNTAFAYFGDKDLLEYYTKCSIDFMMDNKEMPCEFITQMVFAEQRVVAMCANALNVPIYAFLNDPYQENNDSFSHLWGAKSVARDRRSQRVALCCALMKKINKLFPDYKNDSETFNAIMENYF comes from the coding sequence AGAATATTTTATAGAAGATTTTGAAATTCTTACTACGATTTTGTCCGCATTGATGTGGAGAAAGTGTAATGGGTCCATAAAGCTTTACACAGATGACGTGGGTTTGGAATATTACAAATCTCTAGGCCTTATGGACCTGTGGAATGGGGGTGTTGACACCGAAACTATATCGAATATTCCCGATTCTATAGATCAGAATATATTTTGGGCTGGAGCCAAATTGTTTGCTCTTAAAAATGAAGGCTCTCCCGTTGCATTGATTGATACGGATTTGATTGTTTGGAAGGATCTTAATGAAGTCCTTTCCAAGGAAAAATTTGCATGTTTACACCGAGAAGACTTTGTAGATTGCTATTTGCCTTTGGAACTGCTTAAGAAACGTAAGGGATATGCTCCAGACCCTAAGTGGGATTGGTCTGTGCGTCCATGCAATACTGCTTTTGCCTATTTTGGTGACAAAGATTTGCTGGAGTACTACACAAAGTGTTCCATTGATTTTATGATGGACAATAAGGAAATGCCCTGCGAATTTATAACTCAAATGGTGTTTGCGGAGCAGCGTGTTGTGGCTATGTGCGCAAATGCTTTGAATGTTCCCATATATGCGTTTTTGAACGATCCATATCAAGAGAACAACGACAGTTTCTCCCATTTGTGGGGGGCAAAAAGCGTAGCTCGTGATCGTAGAAGTCAGCGGGTTGCTCTTTGTTGTGCCCTGATGAAAAAGATCAACAAACTTTTCCCGGATTACAAAAACGACTCGGAAACGTTTAATGCGATTATGGAAAATTACTTTTAA
- a CDS encoding bifunctional 4-hydroxy-2-oxoglutarate aldolase/2-dehydro-3-deoxy-phosphogluconate aldolase, translating into MNLLEFLQPMPVVGILRDIPQGAEEACVKTAVECGLKAIEVTMNTANAESIISALKTAAKPHGISVGAGTVRHGSDLDKAIAAGAEFIVTPNTRNEIIRLSATARIPIIPGALTPTEVQKAFDLGATAVKIFPVNCVGGPEYIKALRGPFRDIPLMACGGVNPENAASYLKAGANLLSFGASIYDPKLMAAGDWATIAERLKKLLASIK; encoded by the coding sequence ATGAATCTGCTTGAATTTTTACAACCGATGCCGGTCGTGGGCATTCTCCGCGACATTCCCCAAGGCGCAGAAGAAGCATGCGTCAAGACCGCTGTTGAATGCGGGCTCAAGGCGATCGAAGTCACCATGAACACCGCTAACGCCGAATCGATTATTAGTGCCCTCAAGACCGCCGCCAAGCCTCACGGGATTTCCGTAGGCGCAGGGACCGTCCGTCACGGGAGTGACTTGGACAAGGCCATTGCCGCCGGCGCCGAATTCATTGTAACGCCCAATACGCGCAATGAAATCATCCGCCTTTCGGCCACGGCACGCATTCCGATTATTCCGGGTGCCTTAACCCCGACCGAAGTGCAGAAGGCTTTTGACTTGGGCGCTACCGCCGTCAAAATTTTCCCGGTGAACTGCGTGGGCGGCCCCGAATACATTAAGGCGTTGCGCGGGCCGTTCCGCGACATTCCCTTGATGGCCTGCGGCGGCGTGAACCCGGAGAACGCCGCAAGCTACTTGAAGGCCGGCGCAAACCTGCTTTCGTTCGGCGCAAGTATTTACGACCCGAAGCTGATGGCCGCAGGCGACTGGGCAACCATTGCCGAGCGCCTGAAGAAACTCCTCGCTTCGATTAAGTAG